The DNA segment ACGCGAACGCGACGATGAAGTACACGGCTTCAGCTCCGACTTCGTACGCGAACTCCTTATGGAAGTTCAGGTCCTTCTTGAAGTAGACAATCGCCGGGTTCTGAAAGCCCATGACAACCGAACCGATTGCCATTGCGCGTACAATACTGATTAGCGCCGGTTCTGAAAAGAACTGGCCGATGAGTGGCGCAGCGACAAAGACGAGACCACCGATGACAAGCCCACGAACTCCTTTCATCACAAGGACGGTGTTGAGATATCTATCGACGTTCTCGTCTTTATTGTAGATGAGAGCGTCGTCGAGACCGAGCTTCGAGACACGTCGGAGGCCGACGATAACGAGTGACGCAAGTCCGACAATACCGAATGCACGCGGATCCAGAAGCCGTGCCAGTACCACTAGAGTCAGGATCTGAAATATACGACCGGAGATGTTAAGCGCGGTAAGCCAGATTCCGCCGGTGACGGACTGCTCTAATAACCCTCCTTCCGGGGTCAGTATGGTTTTTATGCGAGAAGCCAGAGAACGTAACCAATTCAGTATCCGTGTCATTTTCCACTAGCGGAGTGAGGAGAGCCAGCCAGGCCCTCACAAACAGTTGTTCTACTGTCGTCGCCTGCTGAGACATCTTGTCGACACATCTCAGGTGCTGAAACCCGGTCTATGAGAGGCTTACCGTGGTTCCCGACACGCTCACTGTCCATTTATCCAACACGATGGAAACAGACAGGATAGTTATTAAGCTACTACTCGCCAAGTGGCTTACTCTGGTACTGCTCACCCGAGTCTCGTTTCAATAAACTGCTCGTAGTCATTAAGAACAGTTTGCGGTGCGAAGTCGGCTGCGCGGTCCTGTAACACTGCTGCCGGTGTCGGATTATCTAACATTTCCAGGGCGGCAGTGGCGATTGAATCGACATCCCCGACTGGTGTAAGTCTTCCATACTCTCCATCTGCGAGTATCTCACGCGGACCGCTCGGACAGTCTGTCGAGACGATCGGACACCCACAGGCCATCGCCTCGATCAATACTGTGGGTAATCCCTCGAATTGAGAGGAAAGAAGGAACAGGCTAGCCTGGTTCATGAACCGATATGGGTTATCGACGTAACCTGGAATAGACGTAACCTCAGTGAGCCCCAGTTCGACGGTAAGTTCACGGACCGTTTCGGTTTCTGACCCGCGGCCTGCGATTACTGCACGAGTATCCGGTAACGTATCGTTAACGCGCTTGAATGACCGGAGCCACGTTTTGAGGTCCTTCTGGGGATGGTGACGACCGACGAACAGCAGCACATCGGTGTCAGGGTCCTCGATCCACTTGTGTGATACCGGCTCATGCGCCCGGTCCTGAACTGTGGTTATTTCGACTGGATTGTGAAGAACAGAGATATCCCCTCGGTCCACGGCTGTCTTTTCGCCGAGGCTGTCGGCGACACCGTCTGATACAGCGATCAGGTCATTCGCTGCTGGATAAAGCTGTGCCGCTACTTTCCGGACACCTCTCGACTTCAGCGATTCGTCGGGCATCATCCCGAACGCAATGTGTTCTGTCGGAACAACTGTCGTAGTCGACTCGGCCACTCGTTTTGCACCCAGACAAAGGATATTTGCGTCGGTTTTCTCAGAAATGAGGATATCTGGTTCTGTGTCCCCCAAGTATTGCGCTAGTTTGTGCAGATGGGCACCGATACCGATGCCAGGAATACGCACGTCAGCCAGTTCGATCACGGCGACGCTATCGGCGACCGCTGTCCGCAGTTCGCCACCCGGATGTGACACTACAAGTTCGACATCGTAGCCCCTACCGGCCAGCCCATTAACGATATTGACAGTAACCTGTTCGGCCCCACCAACAGTCAGGTTTGGAATATAAAACGCCAGGTCCGGTTCAGCCCCCACACTAGCGCTGGTCATTGAGTAGCCTCCATCGAATGCCAATGGCACGTTCGGTACATCTCTGTCTGTTATGTGCTCAGCGACTCCGTTGATACGGGAGTGGAGTCTGTTCGCCGCAGTAGTTCAGTGTCCGGCCAACGAATCACGCGGGATAGAACGCAGTACACACAGCGGGTAGTAGCAGGCATTCACCAGTACAATCTACCCTTTCACGTTTTGTTAGAAGTGTTCTACCCGAGGAAATCCAACTACTGCCATTCGAAAAGTTGTAACGGCCCCTGGAAAATAACCGCTGCAAGTATAACAAACCCTATATATACAAGCATATCGAGCTTTCGCCACCAATCCGGTGGCTGGTCTGTCGGTGCAAACAGCAGACGAAGTCCGACCAAACCGTGGAATGAAACGATGAAATAGAGGTCGGGGGACAGCATATCGATACCGATCAACAGTACAAGCATGAGTAGCATCCAGACCGCTTGCGCCCCAACTATCGTTTGGAGTAGTTTTGACTGCTCGGTCGGCCACCCACGGGATGAGGTCTCGTCCGAACCCGCCCCATCCTGATTAACTAACCCAAGCTCGGAAGGGTGTTCCGGGAGTCTCGCATCAAGAGTGCCTTCGTCACGGTCTGTCACTGCCTGGTCCTCCTAACCCATCCTGTAGGGGCGTTACCATCAATCCACTGTTGACAGGACTGTCTTACAATTATGTGCTGTTTACTATCCCTCAAGCAGGGGTATTATTATATACGCAGTCTGTGGTTGCCGCTTTGCACCTATCTAACTTATAAGCGGGGGCTACAACCAATTCGTCCTCCGAGGAGTCGTGGCTGCAATTGAGATCCATACAATCCGCTGTGAGGTCGTTAGAGCCAAACTAACAATCAGCGTGTATGGAGCATTGTGAAGCGATGAATCATCGTTGGGGTATTAGCTGGCACGTGAACCCCGCCCTGATAGCGGGTCTTGGTTATCTGGCAGGTGACACGGCAATGGGTACAAGCGGGGGCCTGTAGAATGCCGGACGACAGCACGGATATCAAAGGGTTCCTCTCACTCAGTGCGGATCTCATACTAGTCCTCCTGATATCAATGGCGGCCGTGATTATTAGCTTGCGGAGACCAAACGCAGTGCCGACACCGATTCGCGTGACCCTTGGATTCCTCTTTATTTTCGTTCTTCCGGGCTATACAGTTTTGACATCACTTTTTCCTGCGATATACTCGCAGTCTGCTATGGCGGACGAACAGCGGATCACCCATTACCCTATTTCATTCGCTGAGGGGGTGGTACTGACCGTTGGTCTCAGTATCGCAATTGTGCCGCTGTCTGTATTGGTACTAAATTTCGTTGCGTGGCCGATTGGACCTGTAAGCACAGTCGTTACAGTCGCCGCGCTCACCGCTGTGATGTCGGGTATCGCAATTATCCATCGCATCGTTGACTCACAGAGTGCTGGCGTACCCATTGAACGACTGACATCGATACTGACCGGTTCGTTTCAGTCGAAGCCGACGATCCGATCCGCAGCCGAGGTGATCACAGTCTGCCT comes from the Haloarcula hispanica ATCC 33960 genome and includes:
- a CDS encoding glycosyltransferase gives rise to the protein MTSASVGAEPDLAFYIPNLTVGGAEQVTVNIVNGLAGRGYDVELVVSHPGGELRTAVADSVAVIELADVRIPGIGIGAHLHKLAQYLGDTEPDILISEKTDANILCLGAKRVAESTTTVVPTEHIAFGMMPDESLKSRGVRKVAAQLYPAANDLIAVSDGVADSLGEKTAVDRGDISVLHNPVEITTVQDRAHEPVSHKWIEDPDTDVLLFVGRHHPQKDLKTWLRSFKRVNDTLPDTRAVIAGRGSETETVRELTVELGLTEVTSIPGYVDNPYRFMNQASLFLLSSQFEGLPTVLIEAMACGCPIVSTDCPSGPREILADGEYGRLTPVGDVDSIATAALEMLDNPTPAAVLQDRAADFAPQTVLNDYEQFIETRLG
- a CDS encoding DUF1616 domain-containing protein, which translates into the protein MAAVIISLRRPNAVPTPIRVTLGFLFIFVLPGYTVLTSLFPAIYSQSAMADEQRITHYPISFAEGVVLTVGLSIAIVPLSVLVLNFVAWPIGPVSTVVTVAALTAVMSGIAIIHRIVDSQSAGVPIERLTSILTGSFQSKPTIRSAAEVITVCLLLLSAGIAGAALTQTNGGEQYTELSILTEEAETGNLTADGYPTSLQVGEQTELVVSVGNHEGQTVQYTVVTRLQSVSTSGGERTVTRATTIDTLSVNVGDGDVSRQAMPITANTVADADRHRLVVLLYKGAPPANPTLENAYRDVHIWINITQ